A region of Massilia sp. KIM DNA encodes the following proteins:
- a CDS encoding glycine zipper 2TM domain-containing protein, whose translation MKATRTLAAMAVATGALLTGCASNSSQPYDSGYGYNNNAGYNNSANMGYGTIESIQVAQANGGRTSGAGAILGGVVGALAGNQVGSGSGRTAATVAGGVAGAAIGNKVESNRNATGQELYQINVRMDNGEYRTVTQDSVYDLRVGNRVRIVDGRVYRY comes from the coding sequence ATGAAAGCAACCCGTACTCTTGCCGCCATGGCGGTGGCTACCGGCGCCCTTCTCACTGGCTGCGCAAGCAACAGCTCCCAGCCCTACGACAGCGGCTACGGCTACAACAACAACGCCGGTTACAACAATTCGGCCAACATGGGCTATGGCACGATCGAGTCGATCCAGGTGGCCCAGGCCAATGGCGGCCGCACCAGCGGCGCTGGCGCGATCCTCGGCGGCGTGGTGGGTGCGCTGGCAGGCAACCAGGTGGGCAGCGGCAGCGGCCGTACCGCCGCCACGGTGGCCGGCGGCGTGGCCGGCGCGGCGATCGGCAACAAGGTCGAGTCGAACCGCAATGCGACCGGCCAGGAGCTGTACCAGATCAACGTACGCATGGATAACGGCGAATACCGCACCGTGACCCAGGACAGCGTCTACGACCTGCGCGTTGGTAACCGCGTGCGCATCGTCGACGGCCGGGTTTACCGCTATTGA
- a CDS encoding YqjD family protein, whose amino-acid sequence MQDTYRSSSNGSVHPISGATYATQSDMKALVRDAQSMLTAAANLTGEKAEELRNRGMEMLDRALGKASYVQGQAMEKSKELAHTADVYVRDNPWRTMAVAAGIGILLGVLLSRNSDHQ is encoded by the coding sequence ATGCAAGACACCTATCGCTCGTCCAGCAACGGCAGCGTGCACCCGATCAGCGGCGCCACCTATGCCACCCAGTCCGACATGAAGGCCCTGGTGCGCGACGCCCAGTCGATGCTGACGGCGGCGGCCAACCTGACCGGCGAAAAGGCCGAGGAGCTGCGCAACCGCGGCATGGAAATGCTCGACCGCGCGCTGGGCAAGGCCAGCTACGTGCAGGGCCAGGCCATGGAGAAAAGCAAGGAACTGGCGCATACGGCCGATGTCTACGTGAGGGACAACCCCTGGCGTACGATGGCGGTCGCCGCCGGCATCGGCATCCTGCTCGGCGTGCTGCTGAGCCGAAACTCCGACCACCAATAA
- a CDS encoding phage holin family protein: protein MHNPGLFGGISSLGKSLFGLLVSRVELAALELSEVRNHVLELVAVFAVAVLAVWFAVAYGTAMIVALAWDAMGWKILLILFVVFVLITAVLVAKGLALLKQNKLAFPATMKELKNDRDMLL from the coding sequence GTGCACAACCCCGGCCTGTTCGGCGGGATCTCCAGCCTGGGCAAGAGTCTGTTCGGCCTGCTCGTCTCGCGGGTCGAACTGGCTGCCCTTGAGCTGTCCGAGGTGCGTAACCACGTGCTCGAACTGGTCGCCGTGTTCGCGGTGGCCGTGCTGGCCGTGTGGTTCGCCGTTGCCTACGGCACCGCCATGATCGTGGCCCTTGCCTGGGACGCGATGGGCTGGAAGATCCTCCTGATTCTGTTCGTCGTGTTCGTGCTCATCACCGCGGTGCTGGTGGCGAAGGGACTGGCCCTGCTCAAGCAGAACAAGCTGGCTTTCCCGGCGACGATGAAGGAACTGAAGAACGACCGCGACATGCTGCTCTAA
- a CDS encoding BON domain-containing protein: MKIAQRLITAAFTAAVAITAVGCASSSDPTTKTAGEYVDDAVITTKVKAALAADPNVKATEVNVETYKGDVQLSGFVAQPQDAQRAVEIARGVKGVTSVKNDIRVK; this comes from the coding sequence ATGAAAATCGCACAACGCCTCATCACCGCCGCTTTCACCGCCGCTGTCGCCATCACCGCCGTCGGCTGCGCTTCCTCGTCGGATCCGACCACCAAGACCGCCGGCGAATACGTGGACGACGCCGTGATCACCACCAAGGTCAAGGCAGCCCTGGCCGCCGACCCGAACGTGAAGGCGACCGAAGTCAACGTCGAGACCTACAAGGGCGACGTCCAACTGTCGGGCTTCGTGGCCCAGCCGCAGGATGCCCAGCGCGCCGTCGAGATCGCGCGTGGCGTGAAAGGCGTGACCTCGGTGAAGAACGACATCCGTGTGAAATAA
- a CDS encoding DUF3309 family protein, with the protein MGALLLVILLVALVGSMPTWSHSRSWGYGPVGVSGFLVLVLVVLLLTGWL; encoded by the coding sequence ATGGGCGCGCTCCTGCTCGTCATCCTGCTGGTGGCCCTGGTCGGCAGCATGCCGACCTGGAGCCACAGCCGCAGCTGGGGCTATGGCCCGGTGGGCGTGAGCGGCTTCCTGGTGCTGGTGTTGGTGGTGCTCTTGCTGACCGGATGGCTGTAG